A section of the Lathamus discolor isolate bLatDis1 chromosome 6, bLatDis1.hap1, whole genome shotgun sequence genome encodes:
- the KATNBL1 gene encoding KATNB1-like protein 1 produces the protein MASEAHNVRKQKILHIEGHPIELPRKRISSSTKKIMKEGKKSPKQLASYANRVTVGRTVTSPLSLFKVVYCKRKVHCYTPKPCYRKKQLPKSRDCDMANKENELACAENLLAKVHNSRTCFLNSSDSGSSQTEGPSSKYSGFFSEVSQDHETMTQVLFSRNLRLNVALTFWRRRSINELVTYLVRIQDLGVVVDCLPVLTKSLQEEKPFISVGCCVDLLPLVKSLLKSKYEEYVIVGLNWLQAVIKRWWSELSAHTEKAEDGNIHILKQELSGLWEQQNHLTLVPGYTGNIAKDINAYLLQLH, from the exons ATGGCATCTGAAGCCCACaatgttagaaaacagaaaatattgcaTATCGAAGGTCATCCCATTGAGCTCCCCAGGAAAAGAATCTCTTCTTCCACTAAAAAGATCATGAAGGAG GGTAAGAAATCTCCAAAACAGCTGGCTTCATACGCAAACAG AGTAACAGTTGGAAGAACGGTGACAAGTCCCCTCTCTCTTTTCAAAGTAGTTTATTGTAAAAGAAAAGTTCATTGCTATACTCCAAAGCCTtgttacagaaagaaacagctcCCTAAATCTAGGGACTGTGACAtggcaaataaagaaaatgaactggCTTGTGCAGAGAATCTGCTAGCAAAAGTGCACAATAGTCGTACGTGCTTCCTGAATTCTAGCGACTCTGGCTCATCTCAAACAGAAGGCCCCTCATCCAAATacagtggatttttttcagaG GTTTCTCAGGACCATGAAACTATGACTCAAGTTCTTTTCAGCAGGAATCTGAGGCTGAATGTAGCTTTAACCTTTTGGAGAAGAAGGAGTATAAATGAACTGGTCACCTACTTAGTGAG GATACAGGATCTTGGAGTAGTAGTAGACTGCCTTCCTGTGCTTACAAAGAG tttacaggaagaaaaaccatTTATTTCAGTTGGCTGCTGTGTGGATCTTTTGCCTTTAGTGAAATCTCTGCTTAAAAGCAAATATGAAGA ATATGTGATAGTTGGTTTAAACTGGCTTCAGGCTGTCATTAAAAGATGGTGGTCAGAACTATCTGCACATACAGAAAAGGCAGAGGATGG aaatattcatattttaaaacaagaattaaGTGGTTTATGGGAACAGCAGAATCATCTGACACTGGTTCCAGGATATACTGGTAACATAGCTAAG